In Deferrivibrio essentukiensis, a genomic segment contains:
- a CDS encoding UDP-N-acetylglucosamine--N-acetylmuramyl-(pentapeptide) pyrophosphoryl-undecaprenol N-acetylglucosamine transferase, whose protein sequence is MKVILAGGGTGGHLYPAIALAEKLKSKEIDFIFMVSDRGIEREILSKLNYKFVEQNIKPFADRSFIGKINIFFGIAKEVYRLRRHFDVNDKVILFGGFAAAISGLIALIRGCDLYIHEQNSVMGFTNRFFAGYAKKVFISFEKTLRVKGKALVSGNPVRSSIIETVPKEELGKTVMLMGGSQGSRLLNNIMVESARGLVDKGYRIIHQTGKKLFNETKAKYESLGLLGNSNIELLDYLDDINHYYSKADILVSRAGSGSIFEIMKVRKPAVFVPLKIAAENHQYFNALEAVEKGCGVIIEENNLNKDILVKKIEEIHRDYKEKFLPKLLEIKTKDSVSIILKGMNL, encoded by the coding sequence ATGAAGGTAATTTTAGCTGGAGGAGGCACCGGTGGTCACCTGTATCCTGCAATAGCGTTGGCTGAAAAGCTAAAGAGTAAAGAGATAGATTTTATCTTTATGGTTTCTGATAGAGGTATAGAAAGAGAGATATTAAGTAAATTAAATTATAAATTTGTTGAGCAAAATATTAAGCCTTTTGCTGACAGAAGTTTTATCGGCAAGATTAATATATTCTTTGGTATTGCCAAAGAGGTTTATCGTTTAAGAAGGCATTTTGATGTAAATGATAAGGTTATATTGTTTGGAGGATTTGCTGCGGCTATTTCAGGGTTGATTGCTCTAATCAGAGGATGTGATTTGTACATACATGAGCAAAATTCTGTAATGGGTTTTACAAACAGATTTTTTGCCGGATATGCTAAAAAGGTTTTTATTAGTTTTGAAAAAACGTTAAGGGTAAAGGGGAAGGCACTTGTATCAGGCAATCCGGTAAGAAGTAGCATAATAGAAACTGTTCCAAAGGAAGAGCTTGGCAAAACTGTTATGCTTATGGGTGGCAGTCAGGGGAGCAGACTCTTAAATAATATAATGGTCGAAAGTGCAAGGGGTTTAGTTGATAAAGGGTATAGAATTATTCATCAGACAGGGAAAAAACTTTTTAATGAAACTAAAGCAAAATATGAATCTTTGGGTTTACTTGGTAATTCAAATATAGAGCTTTTGGATTATTTAGATGATATTAATCACTATTACTCTAAGGCAGACATATTAGTTAGTCGTGCCGGCTCAGGGTCTATATTTGAAATAATGAAGGTTAGAAAACCCGCAGTATTTGTTCCTTTAAAGATTGCTGCCGAAAATCATCAGTATTTTAATGCTCTGGAAGCTGTGGAGAAGGGTTGTGGAGTAATTATAGAGGAAAACAATTTAAACAAAGATATATTAGTTAAAAAGATTGAAGAGATACATAGAGATTATAAGGAGAAGTTTTTGCCTAAATTGCTGGAAATTAAGACAAAAGATTCTGTATCAATTATATTGAAAGGGATGAACTTATGA
- the murC gene encoding UDP-N-acetylmuramate--L-alanine ligase: MFGKVKKIHFVGIGGIGMSGIAEVLKNMGFEVTGSDLSENANVQRLKNMGVRVFKGHNKSNVDGVDVVVYSSAVRPDNPELVAASEMYIPCIRRGEMLAELMRMKYSIVVAGSHGKTTTTSMLAEIFKAAELDPTIVIGGRLNSEDNNASLGKSLIMISEADESDRSFLILYPTFSVITNIDLEHLDCYKDMDDIKGAFAEFANRVPFYGKNFICLDDENCADIFQFIKRKVVTYGLRSKADITASNIKKDGFRTTYNVTAYGQELGEFELNFPGEHNISNSLAAIGISLEFSIDVNVIKAALKNFKGVQRRLSKRFETDNVVVFDDYGHHPTEIKATLKAIREAYENRKVVVVFQPHRYTRTKLLMNDFAKSFFNSDMVFVTDIYAASEDPIEGVHSQVLVEEIKKHGFKDVFYLGKESDFFKYYERIKDESLVIVTLGAGSITKFSFEIAEFLGGGVYER; encoded by the coding sequence ATATTTGGAAAGGTAAAAAAGATACATTTTGTAGGCATCGGTGGTATAGGGATGAGCGGTATTGCTGAGGTGCTTAAAAATATGGGGTTTGAGGTAACAGGCTCTGACTTGAGCGAAAATGCTAATGTTCAAAGGCTTAAAAATATGGGGGTCAGAGTTTTTAAAGGGCATAATAAGAGCAATGTGGATGGGGTCGATGTGGTGGTTTATTCCTCAGCTGTAAGACCTGATAATCCTGAGCTTGTAGCTGCTTCGGAAATGTATATTCCGTGCATTAGAAGAGGTGAGATGCTTGCTGAGCTTATGAGGATGAAATACTCAATAGTTGTAGCCGGTAGTCATGGAAAAACGACAACTACTTCAATGCTTGCGGAAATTTTTAAAGCGGCTGAGCTTGACCCTACGATTGTTATAGGTGGCAGATTAAATAGTGAGGATAACAATGCAAGTCTTGGCAAAAGCTTGATTATGATATCTGAAGCAGATGAGAGCGACAGATCGTTTCTAATTTTATATCCGACATTTTCCGTTATAACCAATATAGATTTGGAGCACCTTGATTGTTACAAAGATATGGACGATATAAAGGGTGCTTTTGCGGAATTTGCAAACAGAGTGCCATTTTACGGTAAAAATTTTATATGTCTTGATGATGAAAACTGCGCGGATATCTTTCAGTTTATCAAAAGGAAGGTAGTTACCTATGGCCTTCGTTCAAAAGCGGATATAACAGCCTCAAATATCAAAAAAGATGGATTTAGGACTACTTATAATGTAACAGCGTATGGCCAGGAGCTTGGAGAATTTGAACTGAATTTTCCGGGTGAGCACAATATTTCAAATTCTTTGGCTGCAATAGGTATCTCTCTGGAGTTTTCTATTGATGTAAACGTAATTAAAGCAGCCCTCAAGAATTTTAAGGGTGTTCAAAGAAGGCTGAGTAAAAGATTTGAAACGGATAATGTGGTGGTTTTTGATGATTACGGGCATCACCCTACGGAGATTAAGGCAACTTTGAAGGCAATCAGAGAAGCTTACGAAAATAGAAAGGTAGTGGTAGTGTTTCAGCCTCACAGGTATACAAGGACAAAGCTATTAATGAACGATTTTGCCAAATCATTTTTTAACTCTGACATGGTTTTTGTAACGGACATATACGCTGCAAGCGAAGATCCTATCGAAGGTGTTCATTCTCAAGTGTTGGTAGAGGAGATAAAAAAACACGGCTTCAAAGATGTATTTTATTTGGGCAAGGAGAGTGACTTTTTTAAATACTACGAAAGAATAAAAGATGAAAGCCTTGTCATTGTGACGCTTGGGGCGGGTAGTATTACTAAATTTTCTTTTGAAATAGCTGAATTTTTAGGTGGTGGTGTTTATGAAAGATAA
- a CDS encoding D-alanine--D-alanine ligase yields the protein MKDKKIVVLYGGLSSEREVSLKTGKAVYNTLVENGYSNAILVDVDKSIAQTLIELKPDVCFNALHGKFGEDGTIQGLLETLGIKYTGSNVAASAVAFDKVLSKYVFVANAIPTADYVVLENNVDIDTPFEKCVVKPAREGSTIGISIVENAKDFSEAVNLAFKYDSKVIVEKFINGKELTVSVVGDEVFPPIWIRPKKGFYDYESKYTKGMTEYIFETGLSIDELEVLKELALKSVKVLGCTSAARVDFIYDGNEFYVLEVNTCPGMTETSLLPNAARKAGLSFIELIEKMLELA from the coding sequence ATGAAAGATAAAAAAATAGTTGTCTTGTATGGCGGACTGTCAAGTGAAAGGGAAGTGTCTCTAAAGACCGGCAAGGCGGTATACAATACACTTGTTGAAAATGGTTATAGCAACGCGATTTTGGTTGATGTCGATAAAAGTATTGCCCAAACACTTATTGAGTTAAAACCTGATGTTTGCTTTAATGCTCTTCATGGCAAATTTGGGGAGGATGGCACCATACAGGGCTTACTTGAAACACTTGGCATAAAATATACCGGCTCTAATGTCGCAGCAAGCGCTGTTGCATTTGATAAAGTGTTGTCAAAATATGTGTTTGTCGCAAACGCCATCCCTACTGCAGATTATGTTGTTTTGGAAAACAATGTAGATATTGATACCCCTTTCGAAAAGTGCGTAGTAAAACCGGCAAGGGAAGGCTCTACGATAGGGATAAGTATTGTTGAAAATGCGAAAGATTTTTCTGAAGCCGTTAATTTGGCATTTAAATACGACTCGAAAGTAATTGTAGAAAAGTTTATAAACGGCAAAGAGTTAACTGTGAGCGTAGTTGGGGATGAAGTTTTTCCTCCTATTTGGATAAGACCAAAAAAAGGATTTTACGACTATGAATCTAAATATACCAAAGGGATGACTGAATATATATTTGAGACAGGTTTAAGTATTGATGAGCTTGAGGTTTTAAAAGAGTTGGCACTAAAGTCCGTAAAGGTTTTAGGATGTACTTCGGCTGCCAGAGTTGACTTTATTTACGATGGCAATGAGTTTTATGTCTTAGAGGTAAATACTTGCCCAGGTATGACTGAAACTAGCTTGTTGCCGAATGCAGCGAGAAAGGCGGGCTTAAGTTTTATAGAGCTTATTGAAAAGATGTTGGAGCTTGCTTAA
- a CDS encoding cell division protein FtsQ/DivIB, which produces MKIMKRFGAFVLILIMAFLLYYSNRVISEFLNSPYFEVKSVNLIGVLNADIKKMDSVSKKILGKNIFQVNESDYSHFFNDEWVEKVEIIKSYPSKIKLVVYEKKPLFDFNKGGVVYSYLSDDSYLKAKKQESKIIVYGNYWKDNLKKFKSFYDNNYLSKMEKIELMDSYIKMTDGEIIIKAGYDGGSFVKSAERLNNILKRYKKVNYVDLRIKNRIYVDGVRL; this is translated from the coding sequence ATGAAGATTATGAAAAGGTTCGGTGCTTTTGTGTTAATTTTAATTATGGCTTTTTTGCTGTATTACTCAAATAGGGTAATCAGTGAGTTTTTAAATAGTCCTTATTTTGAAGTCAAAAGTGTGAATCTTATTGGTGTTTTAAATGCTGATATAAAAAAAATGGATAGTGTTTCAAAAAAAATACTTGGTAAAAATATTTTTCAGGTAAACGAAAGTGATTACTCACATTTTTTTAATGACGAATGGGTTGAAAAGGTTGAGATAATCAAAAGTTATCCTTCAAAAATTAAATTAGTTGTTTACGAAAAGAAACCTCTTTTTGACTTTAATAAGGGAGGGGTTGTTTATAGCTACCTTTCTGATGATAGTTATTTAAAGGCAAAGAAACAAGAAAGCAAGATTATTGTGTATGGTAATTATTGGAAGGATAATTTGAAAAAGTTTAAGAGTTTTTATGACAACAATTATTTGTCAAAAATGGAAAAAATAGAGTTAATGGATTCGTATATTAAAATGACTGATGGAGAGATTATAATTAAAGCCGGTTATGATGGTGGTAGTTTTGTTAAATCAGCGGAAAGGCTTAATAATATATTAAAAAGATATAAAAAGGTTAATTATGTTGATTTAAGGATTAAGAATAGAATCTATGTTGACGGAGTTAGATTATGA
- the murD gene encoding UDP-N-acetylmuramoyl-L-alanine--D-glutamate ligase, with translation MKAAILGYGKSGQSAEKILKVNGITNIDIYDDSLASYPNISEIKEGYDTIVVSPGLDLNKLNIDKDKVTNEIDLAYSKIDNNAKIIGVTGTNGKSTITYLTEQILNHYGIKAKACGNIGYPFGEAVLEQYDAYVVELSSFQIDLIKLFKADSSCISNITDDHFDRYGNLENYVNAKLKILDITKFKVYALNDNILKEKLTGVARFIDKDLISYPFIEDEVMKFDNFYVNLQKFNLFGWHNKVNLAFALSLASEVVNLNGDVTNLISTLKGLPHRCEYVAEIKGNIYINDSKGTNVDSTMVALKSMDDNCILILGGKDKGGNFSLLTDLINKKVKSLILYGAAAEKIESQLKGKIDVPHYKVNLLKDAVYKAYELSGNTSYVLFSPGCASFDQFKNFEERGEYFKKYVKELVNA, from the coding sequence ATGAAAGCAGCTATTTTGGGATACGGAAAAAGCGGACAATCTGCCGAGAAAATTTTGAAAGTTAACGGGATTACAAATATAGATATATATGATGACTCATTGGCATCATATCCAAACATATCAGAGATAAAAGAGGGTTACGATACAATTGTGGTTTCACCAGGATTAGATTTAAATAAATTAAATATTGACAAGGACAAGGTGACAAACGAAATCGACCTTGCTTATAGTAAGATTGATAATAATGCCAAAATTATCGGAGTTACAGGCACAAACGGGAAATCTACCATTACTTATTTAACTGAGCAGATATTAAACCATTACGGCATCAAAGCCAAAGCGTGTGGTAACATAGGATACCCTTTTGGAGAAGCAGTCTTGGAACAATATGATGCTTATGTGGTCGAGTTAAGCAGTTTTCAAATTGACTTGATCAAACTGTTCAAAGCCGATTCGTCATGTATTTCAAACATTACCGATGATCATTTCGACAGATATGGTAATTTGGAAAATTATGTTAACGCCAAACTAAAGATTTTGGATATAACAAAATTCAAGGTTTACGCGTTAAATGATAATATCCTTAAAGAAAAGTTGACTGGTGTTGCAAGATTTATTGATAAAGATTTAATCTCTTATCCGTTTATTGAAGATGAAGTCATGAAATTTGATAATTTTTATGTGAATCTTCAAAAATTTAATCTGTTTGGTTGGCATAACAAAGTAAATTTGGCATTTGCATTGAGTCTGGCATCTGAAGTTGTTAATTTGAATGGAGATGTTACAAATCTTATAAGTACTTTAAAAGGGTTACCTCACAGGTGTGAATATGTAGCTGAAATTAAAGGTAATATTTATATAAACGACTCTAAAGGAACAAATGTTGATTCAACAATGGTGGCGTTAAAGTCTATGGATGACAACTGTATTTTAATTCTTGGCGGGAAGGATAAAGGTGGCAACTTTAGTTTGTTAACAGATTTGATAAATAAGAAAGTAAAGTCGCTTATACTATATGGTGCAGCTGCTGAAAAAATTGAAAGTCAATTAAAAGGTAAAATAGATGTCCCGCACTATAAGGTTAATTTATTAAAAGATGCTGTTTATAAAGCATACGAATTAAGCGGTAACACTTCATATGTATTGTTTTCTCCGGGTTGTGCAAGTTTTGATCAATTCAAAAACTTTGAGGAAAGGGGAGAATATTTTAAGAAGTATGTAAAGGAATTAGTTAATGCATAA
- the ftsZ gene encoding cell division protein FtsZ: MFEFETFNSGAVIKVIGVGGAGGNAINNMIKSGIEGVEFISANTDAQALSKNLAPVKIQLGTNLTKGLGAGGNPEVGRKAAVEDAESIEDALRGADLVFVTAGMGGGTGTGAAAVIASIAKDMGALTVAVVSKPFYWEGKRRNEFAEQGLKFLKEHVDTFIAVPNDRLLDIIDKNTSFTEAFRIADDVLRQGVQGISDTINSEGYINVDFADVRAIMESKGMALMGIGQASGENRDIEAAKKALMSPLLADANIKGAEGILINITGGQDVTMYEIQNIAQYIYENSGEDAAIYKGVVIDDKYQGQIKVTVVATGLGRVKETQKTVKMDEYIKNTTPEASKIIKKVQSIRNIDRGLKTLDDFDEEEFEIPTYIRKQVD; this comes from the coding sequence ATGTTTGAATTTGAAACTTTTAACAGTGGTGCGGTAATTAAGGTTATCGGAGTTGGCGGAGCGGGCGGCAATGCCATCAACAACATGATTAAGTCAGGCATCGAGGGGGTTGAATTTATTTCAGCTAACACTGATGCTCAGGCTTTATCAAAAAACTTGGCTCCGGTTAAGATTCAGCTGGGGACAAACCTTACAAAGGGTTTGGGTGCAGGTGGTAATCCAGAGGTAGGAAGGAAAGCTGCCGTAGAAGATGCCGAAAGTATTGAAGATGCTTTAAGAGGTGCGGATTTAGTGTTTGTTACTGCTGGAATGGGTGGCGGTACAGGTACAGGTGCTGCGGCTGTAATTGCAAGTATTGCAAAGGACATGGGAGCACTTACAGTGGCAGTAGTATCAAAGCCTTTTTACTGGGAAGGTAAAAGGAGGAATGAGTTTGCAGAGCAGGGGTTAAAATTTTTGAAAGAGCATGTGGACACATTTATTGCTGTTCCAAATGATAGGCTGCTTGATATTATTGATAAGAACACTTCCTTTACTGAGGCTTTCAGAATTGCAGATGATGTTTTAAGGCAAGGTGTTCAAGGTATTTCGGACACTATTAACAGTGAAGGTTATATCAATGTGGATTTTGCGGATGTCAGAGCAATTATGGAGTCTAAAGGGATGGCTCTTATGGGTATTGGTCAAGCAAGCGGTGAGAATAGAGATATTGAAGCCGCTAAAAAGGCTTTAATGAGCCCTCTGCTTGCTGATGCAAATATAAAAGGTGCCGAAGGTATATTGATAAATATTACCGGTGGTCAAGATGTAACTATGTATGAAATACAAAATATTGCTCAATATATATATGAAAATTCCGGTGAGGATGCCGCTATTTATAAGGGTGTGGTAATTGATGATAAATATCAGGGGCAGATCAAGGTAACTGTCGTGGCTACTGGGCTTGGCAGGGTAAAAGAAACTCAGAAAACCGTAAAAATGGATGAGTATATCAAAAATACGACTCCGGAGGCCTCAAAAATTATAAAAAAGGTTCAAAGTATCAGAAATATAGATAGGGGCTTAAAGACGTTGGATGATTTTGATGAAGAGGAGTTTGAAATACCGACTTACATAAGAAAACAAGTAGATTAA
- the ftsW gene encoding putative lipid II flippase FtsW has product MHKDSMVNMKIKIVLFTVILVLTGLIFVFSAGSMQAIRLGKPESYFFYKQFIASVIGIVAMIIAYQIPLEFYRKSVFIIYLITLFLLVSVFIFPEINGSHRWIILSHINVQPSELAKFTTILYLAHYLDKKQDKLKDFTKGFMPASILLGVLASLIMLEPDFGTTFLIMLLALSLFFVGGMNITHLLGAIFMTIPLLITLIMMGDYRKMRFISFLNPWEYKDTVGYQLIQSLTAVGSGGIFGKGLGNSSQKLYFLPEAHTDFIYSIIAEEFGFIGSVFVLGMICYIFYISFKIAFMHKDRYKRLLTLGIAFLVIYQAIIHVGVAIGILPTKGITLPFISYGGSALIFQLGIMGILLRSVREIA; this is encoded by the coding sequence ATGCATAAAGATAGTATGGTAAATATGAAAATAAAAATTGTTTTGTTTACTGTGATTCTGGTGCTTACCGGTCTTATATTTGTTTTTTCAGCAGGCTCTATGCAGGCGATTAGACTTGGTAAACCAGAGAGTTATTTTTTTTATAAGCAATTTATAGCTTCAGTGATAGGCATTGTTGCTATGATAATAGCATATCAGATACCTCTTGAGTTTTACCGTAAGAGTGTTTTTATAATATATTTGATAACACTGTTTTTGCTTGTTTCTGTATTTATATTCCCTGAGATAAATGGTTCTCACAGATGGATAATTTTGTCACATATAAATGTTCAACCATCAGAATTGGCAAAATTTACGACTATATTATATCTTGCTCACTACCTGGATAAAAAGCAGGATAAATTAAAAGATTTTACTAAAGGATTTATGCCTGCTTCTATTTTACTTGGTGTTTTGGCTTCATTAATTATGCTTGAGCCTGATTTTGGTACAACCTTTTTGATTATGCTTTTGGCATTAAGTCTCTTTTTTGTAGGAGGTATGAATATTACCCATCTTTTAGGAGCAATATTCATGACAATTCCGCTACTTATTACGCTGATAATGATGGGTGATTATAGAAAAATGAGATTTATAAGCTTCTTAAATCCTTGGGAATATAAGGATACTGTTGGCTATCAGCTTATACAGTCACTAACTGCAGTAGGCAGCGGTGGTATATTTGGAAAAGGGCTTGGTAACAGCTCTCAAAAGCTTTACTTTCTTCCTGAAGCACATACTGATTTTATATATTCTATTATAGCAGAAGAGTTTGGGTTTATTGGCTCTGTATTTGTTTTAGGGATGATATGTTATATCTTTTATATCTCTTTTAAGATAGCTTTTATGCATAAGGATAGATATAAAAGGCTTTTAACTCTTGGTATAGCATTTTTGGTAATATATCAGGCTATTATTCATGTTGGAGTTGCGATTGGAATTTTGCCTACAAAAGGGATTACGCTCCCTTTTATTAGCTATGGAGGCTCAGCACTTATTTTTCAGTTAGGTATTATGGGAATTTTACTAAGAAGTGTAAGGGAGATTGCATGA
- the ftsA gene encoding cell division protein FtsA encodes MKQENVYVGLDIGTTKVCVVVVKKNQDDSLDVIGVGTAPSVGLRKGVVINIDATVNSITEAVREAEKVSGVQIKSVCAGIAGGHIKSFNSRGIIAVKNREVTAKDVDRVIESASAVDIPLGCEVLHVIPQQYVLDGQTEIKDPIGMNGIRLEVDVHIVTGAVSSAKNILKSCERANISVDDIVLEQLASSEAVLSDDEREIGVCLIDGGGGTTDMAVFKRGAVCHTAVLQLGGNNFTRDLSIGLNTPESEAEKLKKLYGSVWLPTTADETIAVPSVGGRPPRKISKPVLTQILQARCEEIFQMFLGELQKKQLIEFLGAGVVVTGGLSNLNGIEYLAQSIFELPVRVGKPLNVYGLKDLVDDPVYATGVGLAIHAAKKGHQQVKISKGSDEKVFSQVLKRMKSWFGEFF; translated from the coding sequence ATGAAGCAGGAAAATGTATATGTTGGGCTTGATATTGGCACCACAAAAGTATGTGTAGTGGTGGTTAAGAAAAATCAAGATGATTCCCTTGATGTCATTGGGGTTGGGACAGCTCCGAGCGTTGGATTGAGAAAAGGGGTAGTTATAAACATTGATGCAACCGTAAACTCAATAACTGAGGCAGTAAGAGAAGCAGAAAAAGTTTCTGGGGTTCAGATTAAAAGCGTGTGCGCAGGCATTGCAGGCGGACATATCAAGAGTTTTAACTCAAGGGGGATAATTGCTGTAAAAAATAGAGAAGTGACAGCTAAAGATGTGGATAGGGTTATAGAATCAGCTTCTGCTGTAGATATCCCATTAGGTTGTGAAGTCCTGCATGTCATCCCCCAGCAATATGTTCTTGATGGGCAAACTGAAATAAAAGACCCTATTGGAATGAATGGAATAAGGCTTGAAGTTGATGTTCATATAGTTACTGGTGCTGTCAGCAGTGCGAAAAATATATTAAAAAGCTGCGAAAGGGCCAATATTTCCGTAGATGATATAGTTTTGGAGCAGCTTGCTTCAAGTGAAGCAGTGTTGTCAGATGATGAAAGAGAGATTGGTGTTTGCCTTATAGATGGCGGCGGTGGTACAACAGATATGGCAGTATTTAAAAGGGGAGCTGTTTGTCATACAGCGGTATTACAGTTGGGGGGTAATAATTTTACCAGAGATTTATCCATTGGGCTAAATACACCTGAATCTGAAGCGGAAAAGTTAAAAAAACTCTATGGCTCTGTGTGGCTTCCTACAACTGCCGACGAAACCATAGCAGTCCCATCTGTTGGTGGAAGACCACCAAGAAAAATTTCTAAGCCTGTTTTGACACAGATTTTACAGGCAAGATGTGAAGAGATTTTTCAAATGTTTTTAGGTGAATTGCAAAAAAAACAGCTTATTGAGTTTTTGGGGGCTGGTGTTGTTGTTACTGGCGGTTTGTCTAATCTTAATGGCATAGAATATTTGGCTCAGTCAATTTTTGAGCTTCCCGTAAGGGTAGGTAAGCCATTAAATGTGTATGGATTGAAAGATTTGGTGGATGATCCTGTTTATGCTACCGGTGTTGGTTTGGCAATCCACGCTGCTAAAAAAGGGCATCAACAGGTAAAAATATCTAAAGGTAGTGATGAAAAAGTTTTTTCACAAGTGTTAAAAAGAATGAAGAGCTGGTTTGGCGAGTTCTTCTAA
- the mraY gene encoding phospho-N-acetylmuramoyl-pentapeptide-transferase, whose protein sequence is MLYNLLYPLSEYISIFNVFKYITFRTAYAILTSLALSLYLGPVVIEKLRSLQLSQKTKGYEPETHKAKEGTPTMGGIFIILSAAISTILWADLKNPYVWIILFAFAGTGMIGFYDDYIKTVKKNPEGISPKLKFTLQLVIAIIVAFSVIYADRGANSTKLTFPFFKNLIVDLSYFYAVLAVFIIVGASNAVNLTDGLDGLATMPSVIAFGTFIIFAYVAGNVKFANYLQIIYVPGAGELAIFCGSLVGAGLGFLWFNAYPASVFMGDVGSLSLGAALGTVAVIVKQEIVLAIVGGLFVIETVSVILQVGFFKATKGKRLFRMAPIHHHFELKGWQEPKIIVRFWIVSLVLALIALSTLKLR, encoded by the coding sequence ATGCTTTATAATCTTCTTTATCCGCTATCAGAATATATTTCGATATTTAACGTTTTTAAATACATTACTTTCAGGACTGCCTATGCGATACTCACTTCCCTTGCCTTAAGTTTGTATTTGGGTCCGGTTGTTATAGAAAAGCTTAGAAGTTTGCAACTTTCACAAAAAACAAAAGGTTATGAGCCTGAAACCCACAAGGCAAAAGAAGGCACACCTACTATGGGTGGAATATTTATAATTTTATCTGCTGCAATATCTACAATACTGTGGGCGGATTTGAAGAACCCTTATGTTTGGATAATTCTTTTCGCCTTTGCAGGCACCGGAATGATAGGTTTTTATGATGATTATATTAAAACTGTTAAGAAAAATCCCGAAGGGATAAGTCCCAAACTTAAATTTACATTGCAACTTGTTATAGCGATTATTGTTGCTTTTTCCGTTATATATGCTGACAGAGGGGCTAATTCTACAAAATTGACATTCCCTTTCTTTAAAAATCTAATAGTCGACCTGTCATATTTCTACGCAGTATTGGCAGTATTTATAATAGTGGGTGCTTCCAATGCGGTAAATTTGACGGATGGGCTTGATGGTCTTGCTACGATGCCAAGCGTTATTGCGTTTGGGACATTCATAATTTTTGCTTATGTCGCAGGTAATGTGAAATTTGCTAATTATCTGCAAATTATATATGTGCCGGGTGCCGGTGAATTGGCAATATTTTGTGGGAGCTTGGTTGGGGCTGGTCTTGGATTTTTATGGTTTAATGCATATCCTGCTTCCGTTTTTATGGGGGATGTGGGCAGCCTTTCTCTCGGGGCTGCGCTTGGGACAGTTGCGGTTATAGTTAAGCAAGAGATTGTTTTGGCAATTGTAGGTGGACTTTTTGTAATAGAAACTGTTTCTGTAATTTTACAGGTTGGTTTTTTTAAAGCCACAAAAGGTAAAAGGCTGTTTAGAATGGCACCGATACACCATCATTTCGAATTAAAAGGTTGGCAGGAGCCAAAGATTATTGTGAGATTTTGGATTGTCTCACTTGTTTTGGCACTGATTGCTCTAAGTACTTTAAAATTAAGGTAA